A genomic region of Trichothermofontia sichuanensis B231 contains the following coding sequences:
- the ppk1 gene encoding polyphosphate kinase 1 — protein sequence MNLQDPQYFFNRELSWLEFNYRVLQEALSSRTPLVERLKFLAIFSNNLDEFFMVRVAALKQQVEAQVQKRSPDGRTPEEQLAAIRERLRPLLHKQHHYFEQTLRPKLCRHGVYLLDYGDLSDAQREYLHSYFEEQIFPVLTPLALDPGHPFPYISNLSLNLAVLVRDLTTGEEHFARVKVPNVLPRFLSLPEPLRVRRKGQVAVWTGVPLEQVIAHNLECLFPGMAIQEYYPFRITRNADLEIQEDEAADLLQAIEQELRKRRLGGSIVRLEVQDSMPEAVRETLMREMGLQASDVYEAHGLLNLGDLMSLMGLPLPELKDPPWSSVIPPRLRPANEPSLNVGVMQGEEREDIFSIIRQQDVLVHHPYHSFTGTVQRFLTQAAYDPGVLAIKMTLYRTSGDSPIVQALIAAAENGKQVAVLVELKARFDEENNIQWARKLEQSGVHVVYGLVGLKTHTKIAMVVRREGSKIRRYVHIGTGNYNSKTARLYTDLGLLSCREELGADLTDLFNYLTGYSRQQSYRQLLVAPVNLRDRMLALIDRERQHAQAGSPTRIVAKMNALVDPQIIEALYRASQAGVNIDLIVRGICCLRPGVEGVSDRIRVISIVGRFLEHSRIFYFHNRGEEEVYIGSADWMPRNLNRRVEAVTPIADPVLAKDLQEILGIMLADNCQAWELQPDGSYQRRQPQPGCAEQSAQAILMELARRSRDGM from the coding sequence GTGAACCTGCAAGATCCTCAGTATTTCTTCAATCGTGAGCTAAGTTGGCTAGAGTTTAACTATCGGGTCCTTCAGGAGGCGCTCAGTTCCCGAACGCCCCTAGTGGAGCGGCTCAAGTTTCTGGCGATTTTCAGTAATAACCTAGATGAGTTCTTCATGGTGCGGGTTGCCGCCCTCAAGCAACAGGTGGAGGCCCAGGTCCAGAAGCGATCGCCCGATGGCCGCACCCCAGAGGAGCAGTTAGCGGCGATTAGGGAACGGTTGCGACCGCTTCTGCACAAACAACACCATTATTTTGAGCAAACCCTGCGTCCCAAACTCTGCCGGCATGGGGTATACCTCTTGGACTATGGGGATCTGAGCGATGCCCAGCGGGAGTATCTCCACAGCTATTTCGAGGAGCAAATCTTCCCGGTACTGACACCGCTGGCCCTAGATCCAGGGCATCCGTTTCCCTATATTTCCAACCTTAGCCTGAATTTGGCTGTGCTGGTGCGGGATTTAACCACGGGTGAGGAACACTTTGCCCGGGTCAAGGTACCCAATGTCTTGCCCCGTTTTCTGAGTTTGCCGGAGCCGCTGCGCGTGCGCCGGAAGGGCCAAGTAGCGGTCTGGACGGGGGTGCCGTTGGAGCAGGTGATTGCCCATAATCTGGAATGTCTGTTCCCTGGCATGGCTATTCAGGAATACTACCCCTTCCGGATTACCCGCAATGCGGATCTCGAAATTCAGGAGGATGAGGCGGCGGATTTGTTACAGGCGATCGAACAAGAGTTACGCAAGCGACGCTTGGGGGGATCGATCGTGCGGCTAGAGGTCCAGGACTCGATGCCAGAAGCTGTGCGGGAAACCCTCATGCGGGAGATGGGCCTACAAGCCAGTGATGTCTACGAAGCCCACGGATTACTTAACCTGGGGGATTTGATGTCCCTAATGGGGTTGCCCTTACCAGAACTCAAGGACCCCCCTTGGTCGTCGGTGATTCCCCCGCGTCTGCGGCCAGCCAATGAACCCAGTCTCAACGTGGGGGTTATGCAGGGAGAAGAACGGGAAGATATTTTTAGCATTATTCGGCAGCAGGATGTGCTGGTTCATCACCCCTACCATTCCTTTACGGGGACGGTGCAGCGTTTTCTCACCCAGGCCGCCTATGATCCGGGGGTGCTTGCGATCAAAATGACCCTGTATCGGACGTCCGGAGATTCGCCGATCGTCCAAGCACTGATTGCGGCGGCGGAAAATGGCAAACAGGTGGCGGTACTGGTGGAACTAAAGGCTCGCTTTGATGAGGAGAACAATATCCAGTGGGCACGCAAGTTGGAACAATCCGGGGTCCATGTGGTTTACGGGTTGGTGGGTCTGAAAACCCACACGAAGATTGCAATGGTGGTGCGGCGCGAGGGGAGCAAGATCCGGCGCTATGTCCATATTGGGACGGGGAATTACAACTCGAAAACGGCGCGGCTGTATACCGATTTAGGGCTACTGAGTTGCCGGGAGGAATTGGGGGCAGATCTGACGGATCTGTTCAATTACCTGACGGGTTATTCACGGCAACAGTCCTATCGGCAATTGCTGGTTGCCCCGGTGAATTTGCGCGATCGCATGCTTGCCCTGATCGATCGCGAACGTCAACACGCCCAGGCCGGTTCCCCAACCCGGATTGTGGCTAAGATGAATGCCTTAGTAGACCCTCAGATTATTGAAGCGTTGTACCGGGCTTCCCAGGCTGGGGTGAACATTGACCTGATTGTGCGGGGGATTTGTTGTCTGCGGCCAGGGGTTGAGGGGGTGAGTGACCGTATTCGTGTGATCAGTATTGTGGGGCGCTTCCTGGAGCATTCCCGGATTTTCTATTTCCACAATCGTGGTGAAGAGGAAGTCTATATCGGCAGTGCTGATTGGATGCCGCGCAACCTCAACCGGCGGGTGGAGGCCGTGACCCCGATCGCTGATCCAGTTCTAGCCAAGGATCTGCAAGAAATTCTCGGCATTATGCTGGCTGATAACTGTCAGGCATGGGAGTTACAACCGGATGGCAGTTATCAGCGTCGCCAACCCCAGCCCGGTTGTGCTGAACAATCCGCCCAGGCCATCCTCATGGAATTGGCTCGCCGATCGCGGGATGGGATGTAA
- the ftsH2 gene encoding ATP-dependent zinc metalloprotease FtsH2 yields MKFSWRLAILWALPVLIVGFFIWQGTFASANGMMSRNTASTRMTYGRFLDYLAAGRVLSVDLYEGGRTAIVEATDPDLEDHIQRLRVDLPLNAPELISQLRESDVRIETHPPRNDGAIWGLLGNLVFPILLIAGLFFLFRRSGNVPGGPGQAMNFGKSRARFQMEAKTGVLFDDVAGVEEAKEELQEVVTFLKKPERFTAVGARIPKGVLLVGPPGTGKTLLAKAIAGEAGVPFFSISGSEFVEMFVGVGASRVRDLFKKAKENAPCIIFIDEIDAVGRQRGAGIGGGNDEREQTLNQLLTEMDGFEGNTGIIIIAATNRPDVLDSALLRPGRFDRQVTVDTPDIKGRLEILKVHARNKKLAPEVSLEAIARRSPGFTGADLANLLNEAAILTARRRKEAITMHEIDDAIDRVVAGMEGTPLIDSKSKRLIAYHEVGHAIVGTLLKDHDPVQKVTLIPRGQARGLTWFMPGEDQMLVSRAQLLARICGALGGRAAEEVIFGDAEVTTGAGNDLQQVTNMARQMVTRFGMSDLGPLSLESQSGEVFLGRDWMTRSEYSEEIAARIDAQVRSIVEHCYDQTRQIIRDHREVIDRLVDLLIEKETIEGEEFRRIVSEYADVPDKEQLVFQL; encoded by the coding sequence ATGAAATTTTCCTGGAGACTGGCCATCTTATGGGCATTGCCCGTTTTAATTGTGGGGTTCTTCATCTGGCAGGGGACGTTTGCCTCGGCCAACGGCATGATGAGCCGCAATACCGCCAGTACGCGCATGACCTATGGGCGTTTCCTCGATTATCTGGCGGCGGGACGGGTCCTGAGTGTTGATCTCTACGAAGGGGGCCGCACGGCGATCGTCGAAGCAACCGATCCTGATCTGGAGGATCATATCCAACGCTTACGGGTTGATCTCCCCCTGAATGCTCCGGAGTTGATCTCCCAACTGCGTGAGTCGGATGTCCGGATCGAGACGCATCCTCCCCGTAATGATGGCGCGATCTGGGGCCTGTTGGGTAACCTAGTGTTCCCGATTCTGTTAATTGCTGGACTCTTCTTCCTGTTCCGGCGCTCCGGTAACGTCCCTGGTGGTCCCGGTCAGGCCATGAACTTTGGTAAGTCCCGTGCCCGCTTCCAGATGGAGGCAAAAACTGGGGTTCTCTTTGATGACGTAGCTGGGGTTGAAGAGGCGAAGGAAGAACTCCAGGAAGTCGTCACCTTTCTCAAGAAACCGGAACGCTTTACCGCTGTCGGTGCCCGCATTCCCAAGGGGGTGCTGTTGGTGGGGCCACCAGGAACGGGGAAAACCCTGCTGGCCAAGGCGATCGCAGGGGAAGCAGGGGTGCCCTTTTTCAGTATTTCTGGCTCCGAATTTGTGGAAATGTTTGTCGGGGTCGGGGCCTCGCGGGTTCGCGACCTGTTTAAGAAGGCGAAGGAAAACGCTCCCTGCATTATCTTTATTGATGAAATTGACGCCGTGGGTCGGCAACGGGGCGCGGGCATCGGCGGCGGCAATGATGAGCGGGAGCAAACCCTCAACCAATTGTTGACTGAAATGGATGGTTTCGAGGGCAATACCGGGATCATTATCATCGCCGCGACCAACCGCCCTGACGTGCTCGATTCGGCTCTGCTGCGCCCTGGTCGCTTTGATCGCCAGGTCACTGTAGACACTCCCGACATCAAGGGGCGCTTGGAAATCCTCAAAGTCCACGCCCGCAATAAGAAGCTCGCTCCAGAGGTTTCCCTCGAAGCGATCGCCCGTCGCAGTCCGGGCTTTACGGGTGCGGATTTGGCTAACCTGTTGAATGAGGCTGCCATTCTGACTGCCCGTCGTCGCAAGGAGGCGATCACGATGCACGAGATTGATGATGCCATCGATCGCGTGGTAGCTGGGATGGAAGGGACGCCCTTGATTGACAGTAAGAGCAAGCGCCTAATTGCTTACCACGAAGTCGGTCACGCGATCGTCGGGACCCTGCTCAAGGATCACGATCCCGTGCAAAAGGTCACCCTGATCCCCAGGGGCCAAGCACGGGGCCTCACCTGGTTCATGCCGGGAGAAGATCAGATGTTGGTCTCCCGTGCCCAACTACTGGCCCGGATCTGCGGTGCCCTCGGTGGACGGGCAGCAGAAGAGGTGATCTTCGGCGATGCCGAGGTGACCACTGGGGCTGGCAATGACCTGCAACAGGTAACCAATATGGCCCGCCAAATGGTCACCCGCTTTGGCATGTCTGACTTGGGTCCCCTCTCCTTGGAAAGCCAATCCGGCGAAGTATTCCTGGGACGGGACTGGATGACGCGATCGGAATATTCCGAAGAGATTGCCGCCCGGATCGATGCCCAAGTACGTTCGATCGTCGAACACTGCTACGACCAAACCCGCCAAATCATCCGAGATCACCGCGAAGTCATCGATCGCCTGGTCGACCTGTTGATCGAGAAAGAAACGATCGAAGGCGAAGAATTTCGGCGGATTGTGTCTGAGTATGCCGATGTTCCCGATAAGGAGCAACTGGTCTTCCAGTTGTAA
- a CDS encoding DUF2811 domain-containing protein, protein MNAMVSILAEIPESLHDSLKTYLEAHPDWDQDRVFAAALSLFLLQNGDCDRRAARVYLDTLFKHPV, encoded by the coding sequence ATGAACGCAATGGTCAGCATTCTGGCAGAGATCCCCGAATCCCTTCATGATTCCCTGAAAACCTACCTGGAGGCCCACCCGGATTGGGACCAGGATCGGGTATTTGCTGCCGCCCTGTCCCTTTTCTTATTACAAAACGGTGACTGCGATCGGCGAGCCGCTCGCGTGTATCTCGATACACTCTTCAAGCACCCGGTCTAG
- the psaA gene encoding photosystem I core protein PsaA, whose translation MAISPPEREAKVRVVVDKDPVPTSFETWGKPGHFDRTLAKGPKTTTWIWNLHANAHDFDSHTSDLEDISRKIFSAHFGHLAVVFIWLSGAYFHGARFSNYEAWLTNPTGIKPSAQVVWPIVGQEILNGDVGGGFHGIQITSGLFQLWRANGITNSFELYCTAIGALVMAGLMLFAGWFHYHKAAPKLEWFQNVESMMNHHLAGLLGLGCLGYAGQQIHVSLPINACLDAIDAGSPLTVGGKVIKTVADIPLPHEWILNPSLMADLYPSFTKGLTPFFTLNWAEYADFLTFKGGLNPVTGGLWLSDTAHHHLALAVLFIVAGHFYRTNWGIGHSFKEVLEAHKGPFTGEGHKGMYEIFTTSWHCQLSWNLAWMGSLSILVAHHMYSMPPYPYIATDYPTQLSLFTHHVWIGGFLIVGAAAHAAIFMVRDYVPSQHVDNLLDRVIRHRDAIISHLNWVCIFLGFHSFGLYVHNDTMRAFGRPQDMFSDTGIQLQPIFAQWVQSLHALAPGNTAPNAGEIVSHAFGGGLVAVGGKVAMMPITLGTADFLVHHIHAFTIHVTVLILLKGVLFARNSRLIPDKANLGFRFPCDGPGRGGTCQVSGWDHVFLGLFWMYNSLSIVIFHFSWKMQSDVWGTVSPDGTVSHITSGNFAQGAITINGWLRDFLWAQASQVITSYGSALSAYGLMFLAGHFVWAFSLMFLFSGRGYWQELIESIVWAHNKLKVAPAIQPRALSIIQGRAVGVAHYLLGGIVTTWAFFLARIISIG comes from the coding sequence ATGGCAATTAGTCCGCCGGAGCGCGAGGCAAAGGTAAGGGTTGTGGTTGACAAGGACCCGGTACCGACGTCCTTTGAGACGTGGGGTAAGCCTGGCCACTTTGATCGCACCCTTGCGAAGGGACCCAAAACCACCACTTGGATTTGGAACCTTCATGCCAACGCTCACGATTTTGATAGTCATACCAGTGACCTTGAAGATATATCTCGCAAAATCTTCAGTGCGCACTTTGGTCACCTAGCTGTTGTCTTCATCTGGCTTAGCGGCGCATATTTTCACGGCGCTCGTTTTTCTAATTACGAAGCTTGGCTAACGAACCCGACCGGGATCAAGCCCAGCGCTCAAGTGGTGTGGCCGATCGTCGGCCAGGAAATTCTCAACGGTGACGTTGGGGGTGGCTTCCACGGTATTCAAATCACCTCTGGTCTGTTCCAACTCTGGCGGGCCAATGGGATCACCAACTCCTTCGAGTTGTACTGCACCGCGATCGGTGCTTTGGTGATGGCTGGCCTGATGTTGTTTGCCGGCTGGTTCCACTACCACAAGGCAGCTCCCAAGCTGGAGTGGTTCCAAAATGTCGAGTCCATGATGAACCACCACTTGGCAGGTTTACTGGGCCTCGGTTGCTTGGGTTACGCCGGTCAACAGATCCACGTTTCTCTGCCGATCAACGCTTGCCTGGATGCCATTGACGCGGGCAGTCCGCTAACGGTAGGCGGCAAGGTGATTAAGACGGTTGCGGATATTCCTCTACCGCACGAGTGGATTTTGAATCCCAGCCTCATGGCTGATCTTTATCCCAGCTTCACCAAAGGGCTAACTCCCTTCTTTACCCTGAACTGGGCTGAATACGCCGACTTTCTAACCTTCAAGGGTGGTCTCAATCCAGTCACGGGCGGTCTGTGGCTATCGGATACGGCACACCATCACTTGGCTCTGGCCGTGCTGTTTATTGTGGCGGGTCACTTCTACCGCACCAACTGGGGGATCGGTCACAGCTTCAAAGAAGTTCTCGAAGCCCATAAGGGTCCCTTCACGGGTGAAGGCCATAAGGGGATGTACGAGATCTTCACGACCTCCTGGCATTGTCAACTGTCGTGGAACCTGGCCTGGATGGGTTCGCTCTCGATCCTGGTTGCCCACCACATGTACTCGATGCCGCCCTATCCCTACATTGCGACGGATTATCCGACCCAGTTGTCGCTGTTCACCCACCACGTGTGGATTGGCGGCTTCCTGATCGTTGGTGCCGCCGCCCACGCGGCCATCTTCATGGTGCGCGACTATGTGCCTTCGCAGCACGTGGACAACCTGCTCGATCGCGTGATTCGTCACCGCGATGCGATCATCTCCCACCTGAACTGGGTGTGTATTTTCCTGGGCTTCCACAGCTTTGGTCTGTACGTCCACAACGACACCATGCGGGCCTTTGGGCGTCCCCAGGATATGTTCTCGGATACTGGGATTCAATTGCAGCCGATTTTTGCCCAATGGGTTCAGAGCTTGCACGCGCTGGCTCCGGGTAACACGGCTCCCAATGCGGGTGAAATTGTTAGCCATGCCTTCGGCGGCGGCTTGGTTGCTGTCGGTGGCAAGGTAGCGATGATGCCGATTACTCTGGGTACGGCAGATTTCCTGGTTCACCACATTCATGCCTTCACGATTCACGTGACGGTACTGATTCTGCTCAAGGGCGTTCTCTTTGCCCGTAACTCGCGTCTGATCCCTGATAAGGCCAACCTCGGCTTCCGGTTCCCCTGTGACGGTCCGGGTCGTGGCGGCACCTGCCAAGTTTCGGGTTGGGATCACGTCTTCCTCGGTCTGTTCTGGATGTACAACTCCCTGTCGATCGTGATTTTCCACTTCAGTTGGAAGATGCAGTCGGACGTGTGGGGTACGGTTTCTCCAGATGGCACGGTTTCTCACATTACGTCGGGTAATTTTGCCCAAGGCGCCATTACTATCAATGGTTGGTTGCGCGACTTCCTGTGGGCACAAGCTTCGCAGGTGATCACCTCCTACGGTTCTGCCCTTTCGGCTTACGGTCTGATGTTCCTGGCCGGTCACTTTGTCTGGGCCTTTAGCTTGATGTTCCTGTTCAGTGGCCGTGGCTACTGGCAAGAGTTGATCGAGTCGATTGTTTGGGCGCACAATAAGCTGAAAGTAGCCCCGGCGATCCAGCCTCGTGCCTTGAGCATCATCCAGGGGCGTGCAGTTGGTGTTGCCCACTACTTGTTAGGGGGAATTGTGACCACCTGGGCGTTCTTCCTAGCGCGAATTATCTCAATTGGCTAA
- the psaB gene encoding photosystem I core protein PsaB: MATKFPKFSQDLAQDPTTRRIWYGIATAHDFESHDGMTEENLYQKIFASHFGHLAIIFLWTSGSLFHVAWQGNFEQWIKDPLNVRPIAHAIWDPQFGQGAVDAFTQGGASYPVDISYSGVYQWWYTIGMRSNGDLYSGAIFLLILAAVFLFAGWLHLQPKFRPSLSWFKNAESRLNHHLAGLFGVSSLAWTGHLVHVAIPEARGQHVGWDNFLSVAPHPAGLVPFFTGNWGVYAQNPDTANHVFGSSQGAGTAILTFLGGFHPQTQALWLTDIAHHHLAIAVIFIIAGHMYRTNFGIGHSIKVIQEAHNPPKGTPFGGMLGEGHKGIYDTYNNSLHFQLGWHLACLGVITSLVAQHMYSMPPYAFLAQDFTTQAALYTHHQYIAGFLMVGAFAHGAIFLVRDYDPEANKNNVLARMLEHKEALISHLSWASLFLGFHTLGLYVHNDVVVAFGTPEKQILIEPVFAQWIQACHGKLLYGFDVLLSNPDSIASTAWPNYGDVWLPGWLDAINSNSNSLFLTIGPGDFLVHHAIALGLHTTTLILVKGALDARGSKLMPDKKDFGYSFPCDGPGRGGTCDISAWDAFYLAMFWMLNTIAWLTFYWHWKHLAVWQGNVAQFNESSTYLMGWFRDYLWLNSSQLINGYNPYGTNNLSVWAWMFLLGHLVWATGFMFLISWRGYWQELIETLVWAHERTPLANLVRWKDKPVALSIVQARLVGLAHFTAGFVVTYAAFLIASTAGKFG, translated from the coding sequence ATGGCAACCAAATTTCCGAAATTTAGCCAAGACCTTGCTCAGGACCCGACGACACGTCGGATATGGTATGGGATTGCTACGGCCCATGACTTTGAGAGTCATGACGGCATGACCGAAGAAAATCTGTATCAAAAGATTTTTGCTTCCCACTTCGGTCACTTGGCAATCATCTTCCTATGGACCTCTGGCAGTCTTTTCCACGTCGCCTGGCAAGGTAACTTTGAGCAGTGGATCAAAGATCCGCTCAATGTTCGCCCGATTGCCCACGCAATCTGGGATCCGCAATTTGGTCAAGGAGCGGTTGACGCCTTTACGCAGGGAGGGGCTTCTTACCCGGTTGATATCTCCTACTCTGGGGTTTATCAGTGGTGGTACACGATCGGGATGCGTAGCAACGGCGATCTGTACTCTGGGGCTATCTTCCTGCTGATCCTGGCTGCTGTCTTCCTGTTTGCGGGCTGGCTCCACCTGCAACCGAAGTTTCGTCCCAGCCTTTCCTGGTTCAAGAATGCCGAATCCCGTCTCAACCACCATTTGGCGGGTTTGTTTGGGGTTAGCTCTTTGGCTTGGACGGGTCATTTGGTGCACGTCGCTATCCCGGAGGCGCGGGGTCAGCACGTGGGTTGGGATAACTTCCTGTCTGTTGCGCCCCACCCGGCGGGTCTCGTGCCCTTCTTCACCGGCAATTGGGGGGTATATGCCCAAAACCCGGATACGGCTAATCATGTATTTGGTTCCTCGCAAGGGGCCGGTACCGCAATTCTGACTTTCTTGGGTGGCTTCCATCCGCAAACCCAGGCCCTCTGGTTGACGGATATTGCCCACCACCACTTGGCGATCGCAGTGATCTTCATCATTGCGGGCCACATGTACCGGACCAACTTTGGGATCGGTCACAGCATCAAGGTGATCCAAGAGGCCCACAATCCGCCCAAGGGTACACCCTTCGGTGGCATGCTCGGTGAAGGCCACAAGGGGATCTACGATACCTACAACAACTCTCTGCATTTCCAACTGGGTTGGCACTTGGCTTGCCTGGGCGTGATCACCTCCCTGGTGGCCCAGCACATGTACTCCATGCCACCCTATGCTTTCCTGGCGCAGGATTTCACCACCCAGGCAGCGCTCTATACCCATCACCAGTACATCGCTGGTTTCTTGATGGTGGGTGCCTTTGCCCACGGTGCGATCTTCCTCGTCCGTGACTATGATCCCGAAGCTAACAAGAACAACGTGTTGGCTCGGATGCTGGAACACAAGGAAGCTCTGATTTCTCACTTGAGCTGGGCTTCGCTCTTCCTCGGCTTCCATACGCTGGGGCTGTATGTTCACAACGATGTGGTGGTTGCCTTTGGCACCCCCGAAAAGCAAATCCTGATCGAGCCGGTCTTTGCCCAATGGATTCAGGCTTGCCACGGGAAACTGCTCTATGGTTTCGATGTGCTGCTGTCCAACCCGGATAGCATTGCCAGCACGGCTTGGCCTAACTATGGTGATGTTTGGCTTCCCGGTTGGCTGGATGCGATCAACAGCAATAGCAACTCGCTGTTCCTGACGATCGGTCCTGGTGACTTCCTGGTCCACCATGCGATCGCCCTCGGTTTGCACACCACCACCCTGATCTTGGTCAAGGGGGCGCTGGATGCCCGGGGTTCTAAGCTGATGCCCGACAAGAAAGACTTCGGCTACTCCTTCCCTTGCGATGGTCCTGGCCGGGGCGGCACCTGCGACATCTCGGCGTGGGATGCCTTCTATCTCGCCATGTTCTGGATGCTCAACACCATTGCCTGGTTGACCTTCTACTGGCACTGGAAGCATCTGGCGGTCTGGCAAGGTAATGTGGCGCAGTTCAACGAAAGCTCGACCTATCTGATGGGTTGGTTCCGGGATTACCTCTGGCTCAACTCTTCGCAGTTGATCAATGGGTATAACCCCTACGGCACCAATAACCTGTCGGTGTGGGCTTGGATGTTCTTGCTGGGTCACTTGGTTTGGGCGACGGGCTTCATGTTCCTGATCTCTTGGCGGGGTTACTGGCAAGAGTTGATCGAAACGCTGGTGTGGGCGCATGAGCGCACGCCGCTGGCGAATCTGGTCCGCTGGAAGGACAAGCCGGTGGCCCTGTCGATCGTGCAAGCGCGTTTAGTTGGCTTGGCCCACTTTACGGCTGGCTTTGTGGTTACCTATGCCGCTTTCCTGATTGCTTCGACGGCAGGTAAGTTCGGTTAA
- a CDS encoding CHASE2 domain-containing protein codes for MASWVSGLEEAGRSMRQYLKTAHPLLIGGIVGLFAIALWRLGIWQPLEYLAYNQTVVLRQRLFRPVWSQEVVVIAIDEASLQQYGQFPWPRRRYTDLLQKLAVSQPAAIGFDILFAEPTADDAAFAEAIAYSGNVVLAVGGDFEGNPIAIVPELAQVAHQGHIYNRADADAITRQFALYLGTYPSLGIALLQVYQQSLQNTVTLAHPDGNLSPTDLPVIPLPLATSNDRWLWVNWIGPTSGITTYSFAAVVSGRVSPRAFSNKIVLVGPTATGIDSLYTPFHHSPPTSGVYLHAAVIDNLLQQRELRRVEGFGVDLGLLAIALLLAWGCRQQTPRWRLGLVLAAISGIWLGTFLLFAGANFWLPMAAPIGTITLTWIGLQLWEQYERQWLFSIFSKYISPEMTDLIWERRSELFQSGQVQAQEMVVTVLFLDIRGFTSIAENIAPRLLLDWLNAYLEMMTDCIMDHGGMVDKYIGDAVMAVFGVPFPHTQAVEIQRDARQAIEAAITIHERLKPLNQKFEKQGKPQIKVGIGIHTGLVVAGSLGGGRRLNYSVLGDTVNIAARLEAMNKEVTVGNPYNILVTGETLTCVYDYYIARPVNNFQLRGREQRTLVFAILGRRHLNQSQGAKPQT; via the coding sequence GTGGCTTCTTGGGTATCAGGGTTGGAGGAAGCGGGGCGATCGATGCGGCAATATTTGAAAACGGCTCACCCTCTGTTGATTGGGGGGATTGTCGGGTTATTCGCGATCGCTCTGTGGCGGCTGGGTATCTGGCAACCCCTGGAGTATCTGGCCTATAACCAAACTGTTGTTCTGCGACAGCGCCTCTTCCGTCCGGTCTGGAGCCAAGAGGTTGTGGTCATTGCGATCGATGAAGCCAGTTTGCAGCAATATGGGCAGTTTCCCTGGCCTCGGCGGCGTTACACTGACCTTTTGCAGAAATTGGCTGTGTCCCAGCCAGCGGCGATTGGCTTTGACATTTTATTTGCGGAACCGACAGCGGATGATGCGGCCTTTGCGGAGGCGATCGCCTATAGCGGCAACGTGGTTTTAGCCGTCGGGGGTGATTTTGAGGGTAATCCGATCGCGATCGTGCCTGAATTAGCCCAAGTCGCCCATCAGGGTCATATTTATAACCGGGCCGATGCAGATGCCATTACCCGTCAGTTTGCCCTGTACCTGGGTACCTATCCCTCGCTAGGAATCGCCTTGCTCCAGGTTTATCAACAAAGTCTTCAGAACACTGTAACCCTGGCCCACCCCGATGGGAATCTATCCCCAACAGACCTACCCGTAATTCCCCTGCCCCTAGCAACGAGCAACGATCGCTGGCTATGGGTAAACTGGATCGGGCCAACATCAGGCATCACCACCTACTCCTTTGCGGCTGTGGTCTCAGGCCGAGTGTCACCCAGGGCCTTCAGTAACAAGATTGTCCTCGTCGGCCCCACAGCAACGGGGATAGACTCCCTCTATACGCCCTTTCACCACAGTCCACCGACGTCCGGGGTCTATCTCCATGCAGCGGTGATTGATAATCTCCTACAGCAACGTGAACTGCGGCGGGTAGAGGGATTCGGTGTTGACCTGGGCTTGCTTGCGATCGCGCTCCTGTTGGCCTGGGGGTGTCGTCAACAAACCCCGCGTTGGCGTTTAGGCCTTGTATTGGCAGCGATCTCAGGCATCTGGTTAGGGACGTTTCTCCTATTTGCTGGTGCTAATTTTTGGCTGCCGATGGCGGCACCGATCGGGACGATTACATTGACCTGGATTGGGTTGCAACTGTGGGAACAATATGAACGACAGTGGCTATTTTCGATCTTTTCCAAATACATTTCACCAGAAATGACCGACCTGATCTGGGAACGACGGTCTGAACTCTTTCAATCGGGACAGGTGCAAGCCCAGGAAATGGTGGTGACGGTGCTTTTCCTAGACATTCGGGGCTTTACCTCGATCGCGGAAAACATTGCCCCGCGCCTACTCCTGGATTGGTTGAATGCCTATTTAGAAATGATGACTGATTGCATCATGGATCATGGCGGCATGGTGGATAAATATATTGGGGATGCGGTGATGGCAGTGTTTGGCGTACCGTTTCCCCATACGCAGGCGGTGGAAATTCAACGAGATGCGCGACAGGCGATCGAAGCTGCCATTACTATTCATGAACGCTTGAAACCCCTCAATCAGAAATTTGAAAAACAAGGCAAACCACAGATCAAAGTGGGCATTGGTATTCACACGGGATTAGTGGTTGCGGGTAGTTTAGGGGGAGGACGGCGTCTGAATTATTCGGTATTAGGTGACACAGTGAATATCGCAGCTCGTTTAGAAGCCATGAACAAGGAAGTTACAGTGGGCAATCCTTACAACATTTTAGTGACAGGTGAAACCTTAACTTGCGTTTATGATTATTATATTGCCCGACCAGTAAATAATTTCCAATTACGGGGACGAGAGCAACGCACCTTGGTGTTTGCTATCTTGGGACGACGCCATCTTAACCAGAGCCAAGGGGCTAAACCCCAAACCTGA